The following proteins are encoded in a genomic region of Lactiplantibacillus plantarum:
- the spxB gene encoding pyruvate oxidase: MAKMIEASVAMLKVIEAWDVKQIYGYAGGSFNSTMHALDVEQERLQYVQVRHEQVGALAAAADAKLTGKIGVAFGSAGPGAVNLLNGLYDAKEDHVPVLALVGQVAHTNMNYDYFQEFAEEPIFSDVAVFNRTVMTPESLPYVVDKAIRTAYRENGVAVVTIPNDFGYVEIPDLNYDSASVPAKLTGIPTIDDEQVKTVLTMIKNAKYPVFHVGQGTRGATEDMMALAERLQVPIIITGLAKGVIPDSFDGNMGSAYRAASKAADELMGITDLVVSVGADYSFAQIMYTTHDFKYVQIELDPGKFGRHHHLDFGVNGDAKVFIKRALALSEPASPSPYYQAAKADMADWKQYLKKLSERTTDPLEYEQVYQEINRVAADDAVFSMDVGDNTINSFRFLKMNPKQKLLTSALFATMGAGVPGAIAAKMSYPDRQAFNIAGDGAFSMVMQDLLTEVKYHLPIFNIVTSNQTLNFIKSEQEDVPQPYYGIDLIDADFAKIAEGMGVKGIRVEHFDQLHAAFETAMTELKAGRPVLIDAKITDKRGLPVEILNVDPAKTSDASVSAFKEKYDANELKPLTSYFKEFNVE, from the coding sequence ATGGCAAAGATGATTGAAGCGTCTGTTGCAATGTTAAAAGTTATTGAAGCTTGGGATGTTAAACAGATTTACGGCTATGCTGGTGGATCGTTTAACTCAACCATGCACGCGTTGGATGTTGAGCAAGAACGGCTCCAATATGTGCAGGTACGTCACGAACAAGTGGGGGCCCTCGCTGCGGCAGCGGATGCAAAGTTGACGGGTAAAATCGGGGTCGCCTTTGGGTCGGCCGGTCCTGGTGCCGTTAATTTACTCAACGGGTTGTATGATGCTAAGGAAGATCACGTGCCCGTACTTGCCTTGGTGGGCCAAGTTGCTCATACTAATATGAACTATGATTATTTCCAAGAATTCGCTGAAGAACCGATTTTTAGTGATGTGGCGGTCTTTAATCGAACCGTCATGACACCAGAAAGCTTACCATACGTCGTCGATAAGGCCATTCGGACGGCTTATCGTGAAAATGGGGTTGCGGTGGTGACAATTCCTAATGATTTTGGATATGTTGAAATTCCTGATCTTAATTACGATTCAGCAAGTGTCCCTGCTAAACTGACCGGCATTCCTACTATTGATGATGAACAAGTTAAGACGGTGTTAACGATGATCAAGAACGCCAAGTACCCCGTCTTCCACGTTGGTCAAGGGACGCGTGGTGCAACCGAGGACATGATGGCGTTAGCGGAGCGTCTGCAAGTACCGATTATTATCACTGGGTTAGCCAAGGGCGTCATTCCTGATAGCTTTGATGGTAATATGGGAAGCGCTTATCGGGCAGCCTCGAAAGCGGCGGATGAACTGATGGGGATTACCGATTTGGTCGTTTCAGTTGGCGCGGATTATTCGTTCGCACAGATTATGTACACGACTCACGACTTCAAATATGTGCAAATTGAACTGGATCCTGGCAAGTTTGGTCGGCACCATCATTTGGATTTCGGGGTTAATGGCGATGCTAAAGTCTTCATCAAACGGGCCTTGGCATTAAGTGAACCAGCGTCACCGTCGCCATACTACCAAGCGGCTAAAGCAGATATGGCTGACTGGAAACAGTATTTGAAGAAGCTGAGTGAACGGACGACCGATCCACTTGAATACGAACAAGTCTACCAAGAAATCAACCGGGTCGCTGCCGATGATGCAGTTTTCTCAATGGATGTTGGCGACAATACGATTAATAGTTTCCGTTTCCTAAAGATGAATCCCAAGCAAAAATTATTGACTTCAGCACTATTTGCCACGATGGGTGCCGGTGTTCCCGGTGCGATTGCGGCGAAGATGAGTTATCCTGATCGGCAAGCCTTCAACATTGCTGGCGACGGGGCCTTCTCAATGGTCATGCAAGACTTGTTGACCGAAGTTAAGTATCACTTGCCAATCTTTAATATTGTCACGTCTAACCAAACGTTGAACTTTATTAAATCAGAACAAGAAGATGTGCCGCAACCATATTATGGTATCGACTTGATTGATGCTGATTTTGCTAAGATAGCTGAAGGAATGGGCGTCAAAGGTATCCGTGTTGAACATTTTGATCAACTGCACGCAGCCTTCGAAACTGCGATGACCGAATTAAAGGCTGGTCGTCCGGTCCTAATTGATGCCAAGATTACGGACAAACGGGGGTTACCAGTTGAAATCCTTAATGTTGATCCAGCCAAGACATCGGATGCTTCTGTCAGTGCCTTCAAAGAAAAATATGACGCGAACGAATTGAAACCACTAACCAGTTATTTCAAGGAGTTCAACGTCGAATAG
- a CDS encoding LasU family protein, with amino-acid sequence MKLILGGVMRMKRRLIAAPTGLLLVGWLIGWGLQAMHQPMGTAWTAYAFTLLILYTILATFITSMADAYQGNHGRTVPEKQFYWYMCTLSVILTILAIYWMAHN; translated from the coding sequence ATGAAGCTAATTCTAGGGGGAGTGATGAGGATGAAGCGACGGTTAATTGCAGCGCCTACGGGTCTTTTATTGGTGGGATGGTTGATTGGCTGGGGCTTGCAAGCAATGCACCAACCGATGGGGACGGCTTGGACGGCCTACGCGTTTACGTTATTGATCTTATATACAATTTTGGCGACGTTTATCACTAGTATGGCGGATGCCTATCAGGGAAATCATGGTCGAACAGTACCGGAAAAACAATTTTACTGGTATATGTGTACGTTATCAGTCATTTTGACAATTTTAGCGATTTATTGGATGGCACACAATTAG
- a CDS encoding DUF6483 family protein has translation MQDESDWLMRQLHAFATGLGYTLSRHKGGTTEVVFPQDQDQPLPHQVELAQLIDRRAYAQAAQRLLALQFAMTEAEFLQLGIWLYATLNQFDDQSLAAGGISRTSLVAGLEQLQQLKM, from the coding sequence ATGCAAGATGAAAGTGATTGGTTAATGCGGCAGTTACATGCGTTCGCAACGGGGTTAGGGTACACGCTTAGTCGTCATAAGGGAGGCACAACTGAGGTGGTGTTTCCGCAAGATCAAGATCAGCCGTTGCCACATCAAGTCGAATTGGCACAACTAATTGACAGAAGGGCCTATGCTCAAGCCGCTCAGCGGTTGTTAGCGTTGCAGTTCGCAATGACGGAAGCTGAATTCTTGCAGCTCGGAATTTGGCTTTATGCGACGCTTAATCAATTTGACGACCAAAGTCTCGCTGCCGGGGGAATTTCACGAACATCGTTGGTGGCGGGATTGGAACAACTGCAACAATTGAAAATGTGA
- a CDS encoding helix-turn-helix domain-containing protein, whose protein sequence is MFPERLRALRRGQKMTLAQLAAALNQMPTADKTTRQNTAAQIGNWERDLRTPSYLEVRKLAEFFNVTTDYLSGKSDQEEYDLGRIFLSGKPLTFNQEQLSSEDRYELFQLMDGYLHGRQHRVSTDATGQEELDLHFDD, encoded by the coding sequence ATGTTTCCAGAACGTTTAAGAGCACTACGTCGGGGGCAAAAAATGACCCTCGCTCAACTCGCGGCGGCCCTCAATCAAATGCCGACCGCAGACAAGACGACTCGTCAAAATACCGCGGCTCAAATCGGTAACTGGGAGCGGGACTTACGGACCCCGTCCTACCTAGAAGTTCGTAAATTAGCCGAATTTTTCAACGTCACGACCGATTACTTGTCAGGTAAATCAGACCAAGAAGAGTATGACCTCGGTCGCATCTTTTTATCGGGCAAGCCGTTGACGTTTAATCAAGAACAATTATCCAGTGAAGACCGCTATGAACTGTTTCAGTTGATGGATGGTTACTTACATGGTCGCCAGCATCGAGTTTCAACGGATGCGACCGGCCAAGAAGAATTAGACTTACACTTTGATGACTAG